One window of the Dermacentor andersoni chromosome 10, qqDerAnde1_hic_scaffold, whole genome shotgun sequence genome contains the following:
- the LOC126543776 gene encoding uncharacterized protein codes for MERSRRALVILFLFLVESALLPAQCQMLRTNHPPPFNFSSGIVRLIIKSYTDELIRDLGDSPALRLSESQAEVVRQRLGRLYEHVRRHPALHQRYLWVGRDRPQASPDEPPAGYEPPSTVSKRGDSGSRQQRSSPPRMPEGGERGSVRGVKRTPPETPITPLSEEICRTSTAWERLNETVDSFGNAVEVVQDEAFPQWVFSYRCATQGTPCVGIDAMYNSECTERSGFMILYHRKSGAANDSLPAWGAVEVPHHCTCKITPKVLTES; via the exons CTCTCCTTCCAGCCCAATGCCAGATGCTGAGAACCAATCACCCTCCGCCCTTCAACTTCAGCAGCGGTATcgtgcggctcataatcaaat CGTACACCGATGAGCTCATCCGGGACCTGGGCGACAGCCCCGCGCTGAGACTGAGCGAGTCGCAGGCCGAAGTCGTGCGCCAGCGGCTGGGTCGCCTCTACGAGCACGTGCGCCGCCACCCGGCTCTCCACCAGCGCTACCTGTGGGTGGGACGGGACAGGCCCCAGGCCAGCCCCGACGAGCCCCCTGCCGGATACGAGCCC CCTTCGACGGTGAGCAAGCGTGGAGACAGCGGCAGCCGTCAGCAGCGGTCCTCCCCCCCACGGATGCCCGAGGGCGGCGAGCGTGGCAGCGTGCGGGGCGTGAAGAGGACCCCTCCGGAGACGCCGATAACGCCCCTGTCGGAGGAGATATGCCGCACGAGCACCGCGTGGGAGAGGCTCAACGAGACGGTCGACTCGTTCGGCAACGCCGTAGAGGTGGTCCAGGACGAGGCCTTTCCCCAGTGGGTCTTCTCGTACCGCTGCGCCACGCAGGGCACGCCCTGCGTCGGCATTGACGCCAT GTACAACAGCGAGTGCACGGAGCGTTCGGGCTTCATGATCCTGTACCACCGGAAGAGTGGCGCCGCCAACGACAGCCTGCCAGCATGGGGTGCCGTTGAGGTGCCGCATCACTGCACCTGTAAGATCACCCCCAAGGTCCTCACCGAGTCCTGA